A DNA window from Anastrepha obliqua isolate idAnaObli1 chromosome 5, idAnaObli1_1.0, whole genome shotgun sequence contains the following coding sequences:
- the LOC129249225 gene encoding heterogeneous nuclear ribonucleoprotein 27C — MEEDERGKLFVGGLSWETTQENLSRYFCRFGEIIDCVVMKNNESGRSRGFGFVTFADPANVSHVLQSGPHTLDGRTIDPKPCNPRTLQKPKKGGGYKVFLGGLPSNVTETDLRTFFGRYGKVTEVVIMYDQEKKKSRGFGFLSFEEESSVEHVTNERYINLNGKQVEIKKAEPRDGSGGQNANNSNVSGGYGKLGNECNHWGPHHAPINMMQGQNGQMGGPPLNMPIGAPNMMPGYQGWGTSPQQQGYGYGNSGPGSYQGWGAPPGPQGPPPQWSNYAAGPQQTQGYGGYDMYNSTSTGGPSGPSGGGSWNSWNIPPNSAGPTGAPGAAAGSATDMYSRAQTWGAGGPSTTGPVGGMPRTGPGNSASKSGSEYDYGGYGSGYDYDYTSYKPDGGASNYGAGPRSAYGNDSATQPPYAASQAV, encoded by the exons ATGGAGGAGGATGAGAGGGGAAAACTGTTTGTTGGCGGTCTATCGTGGGAGACGACGCAGGAAAATCTTTCACGTTATTTCTGCCGTTTTGGAGAGATTATTGATTGCGTCGTAATGAAGAACAACGAGAGTGGTCGTTCGCGCGGATTCGGCTTTGTGACATTTGCGGATCCGGCAAATGTAAGCCATGTACTACAGAGTGGGCCTCATACTCTTGACGGCCGTACAATTGATCCAAAACCGTGTAACCCACGTACACTGCAGAAACCTAAAAAAGGAGGCGGCTATAAAGTATTCCTTGGTGGTTTGCCGTCCAATGTTACTGAGACGGATTTACGTACTTTCTTTGGACGGTATGGCAAAGTAACTGAGGTCGTGATCATGTATGACcaagagaagaaaaaatcgcGAGGATTTGGCTTTCTATCCTTTGAAGAAGAATCATCGGTGGAACATGTTACTAATGAACGCTACATCAATCTTAATGGAAAGCAA gtGGAAATTAAAAAGGCGGAACCTCGTGATGGATCTGGTGGCCAAAACGCTAATAACAGTAATGTTAGTGGTGGTTATGGCAAACTTGGTAACGAGTGCAACCACTGGGGCCCTCATCATGCTCCAATTAACATGATGCAAGGTCAGAACGGCCAAATGGGAGGACCACCACTTAATATGCCAATTGGTGCGCCGAATATGATGCCAGGCTACCAAGGCTGGGGCACTTCGCCACAACAACAAGGCTATGGATATGGGAACAGTGGTCCTGGTTCTTACCAAGGTTGGGGAGCACCACCAGGCCCCCAAGGACCACCACCACAATGGTCAAACTATGCTGCTGGTCCCCAACAAACCCAAGGATATGGAGGTTATGATATGTACAATTCAACTTCAACTGGCGGGCCATCTGGTCCTTCAGGCGGTGGCAGTTGGAATTCGTGGAATATACCACCCAACTCGGCTGGTCCAACAGGAGCACCAGGCGCTGCTGCCGGAAGCGCTACAGATATGTATTCGCGCGCTCAAACGTGGGGAGCAGGAGGTCCCTCGACAACTGGCCCCGTAGGCGGAATGCCACGTACTGGTCCGGGTAATTCCGCTTCAAAATCGGGCTCGGAGTATGACTACGGCGGTTACGGCTCTGGTTATGACTATGACTACACCAGCTACAAACCAGATGGCGGTGCTTCGAATTATGGCGCCGGGCCGCGTTCAGCGTATGGAAATGACAGTGCAACACAACCACCATACGCTGCCTCACAGGCAGTCTAA